In a genomic window of Methanobacteriales archaeon HGW-Methanobacteriales-1:
- a CDS encoding ATP-binding protein has translation METRDALAKLDEETKDNISKVLWMHEFNAEEIPEEIIERLESEKNSNESFGERMQYLLREKLKNPDSFTPKYKNVYETLIEHSKSLTPHQAYAMTFFLGMDSSKGYKSIPAKADFKIPQDDAPQWDYQLGWHFIVGSCIGENGKEYGVQFMFWQYALLPPEIAKHFGLSDIENQFIELHFAVSEAGGKHHRSKPLAIAGTTGLIDFSNNPFDYTLGKNKIKSLSEDSTFPLQIKGWGVDLDPDSGSEIEVDITLTQTKEYLLQGKDGCDPCCGGVGTLYYSVPNLRVDPDQSILRINEEEISLKSGKFWYDHQWCNGMLPAGNPRVKVLRAANNMNKKAAGGWDWFMAQFNGDRELTMASIHSHEMLQFLNQTGANPPGTMDADVSGKYVDEESNSKKVKGTLKITKWIRSEKSQDPDLYPVTNVWYPQEWKFSFDEDVPEDIRNFTMIPIVNVGQSGFFANGLHYSEGAVYLKDPEGNSIGRGFAESTGYADPILNRLRLAGLPATEEMCDKLEIPEPSSLLKLISFLYILWPANKSKLKKLLSNCVDTL, from the coding sequence ATGGAAACTCGAGATGCACTGGCTAAATTGGATGAAGAAACTAAGGATAATATATCCAAAGTTCTATGGATGCACGAATTTAATGCTGAAGAAATTCCAGAAGAGATTATTGAAAGATTGGAAAGCGAAAAAAACAGCAATGAAAGTTTTGGAGAGAGAATGCAGTATCTTTTGAGGGAAAAGTTAAAAAATCCTGATTCATTCACTCCAAAGTACAAAAATGTTTACGAAACTTTAATTGAGCATTCAAAATCACTCACACCACATCAAGCATATGCAATGACATTCTTTTTAGGAATGGATAGTTCTAAAGGTTATAAATCTATACCTGCAAAGGCGGATTTTAAAATTCCACAGGATGATGCTCCTCAATGGGATTACCAATTGGGTTGGCATTTTATTGTTGGAAGCTGTATTGGAGAGAATGGAAAAGAATATGGCGTTCAATTTATGTTTTGGCAATATGCACTGCTACCTCCAGAAATAGCTAAGCATTTTGGACTTTCTGATATTGAAAATCAGTTCATTGAATTGCACTTTGCTGTGAGTGAGGCTGGAGGAAAGCATCATCGCTCTAAACCTTTAGCCATTGCAGGTACAACCGGATTAATAGATTTTTCAAACAATCCATTTGATTATACCCTGGGAAAGAATAAAATAAAGTCTTTAAGTGAAGATAGCACCTTTCCTCTTCAAATTAAAGGTTGGGGAGTAGATTTAGATCCTGATTCTGGGTCAGAAATTGAAGTGGATATTACACTAACACAAACCAAAGAATATTTACTTCAGGGCAAAGATGGATGTGATCCTTGCTGTGGCGGAGTTGGAACGCTATATTATTCTGTACCAAACCTTAGAGTCGATCCAGATCAAAGTATTTTAAGAATTAATGAAGAAGAAATTTCCTTAAAAAGCGGTAAATTCTGGTACGACCATCAGTGGTGCAATGGAATGCTTCCAGCAGGTAACCCTCGAGTAAAGGTTTTAAGAGCGGCTAATAATATGAATAAAAAGGCTGCAGGAGGATGGGACTGGTTCATGGCCCAATTTAATGGAGATAGGGAATTAACAATGGCCTCCATACATTCACATGAAATGTTGCAGTTTCTTAATCAGACAGGGGCCAATCCTCCAGGAACAATGGATGCTGATGTTTCAGGGAAATATGTGGATGAGGAAAGCAACTCTAAAAAAGTTAAAGGAACCTTAAAGATTACTAAATGGATAAGAAGCGAAAAATCACAGGACCCCGATTTATACCCCGTTACTAACGTGTGGTATCCGCAAGAATGGAAATTTAGCTTTGATGAAGATGTTCCAGAGGATATCCGGAATTTTACCATGATTCCAATCGTAAATGTTGGTCAATCAGGATTTTTTGCAAATGGACTACATTATTCAGAAGGTGCTGTATACTTAAAAGATCCCGAAGGAAATTCCATTGGTCGAGGTTTTGCAGAATCAACAGGCTATGCTGACCCAATACTGAATAGGCTCAGATTAGCTGGACTTCCAGCAACAGAGGAAATGTGTGATAAACTTGAGATACCTGAACCTTCCTCGTTGTTAAAACTAATTAGCTTTTTATATATTTTATGGCCTGCAAATAAATCTAAACTAAAAAAATTACTATCCAATTGTGTGGATACATTGTAA
- a CDS encoding heterodisulfide reductase subunit B encodes MKNIPDKNILLFKSCMVNVEYPGVESSTKYIFDKLGIEYTIDPKQSCCTGLGFYYDLFDQVSTSALAARNIALARKSGHENIVTLCSTCYAILKKSINLLNSNEKARDEINGILERAGLSDMKYNAGDLSSENNVFHMVEILYSKVDKIAPLIKKDFSDIRIASHHACHYCKVYPDHAITGARNPMILDEMAKAFGGNVVDWYDFKKATCGAGFSQRFANRDLSVSATADKLLALEGEADLLLHMCPNCQMQLDRYQPVVEKEIGRKLNLVHLSVAQMAALGMGADPYKVLGIQTHSVPVEGLLEKIKDI; translated from the coding sequence ATGAAAAACATTCCTGATAAAAATATTCTCCTCTTTAAAAGTTGTATGGTCAATGTGGAGTATCCTGGAGTAGAATCATCCACTAAATATATCTTTGATAAATTGGGGATAGAATACACCATAGATCCTAAACAATCCTGTTGTACCGGCCTGGGATTCTACTATGATCTTTTTGACCAGGTTTCGACCTCTGCTCTGGCAGCGCGGAACATTGCTCTGGCCAGAAAATCAGGACATGAAAATATAGTGACTTTATGTTCCACCTGCTATGCTATACTTAAAAAATCAATTAATTTACTTAATTCTAATGAAAAGGCCAGAGATGAAATAAATGGTATACTGGAGAGAGCAGGTCTTTCTGATATGAAATATAATGCGGGAGATTTGAGCAGTGAAAACAATGTTTTTCACATGGTGGAAATATTATATTCCAAAGTCGATAAAATAGCTCCCCTCATAAAAAAAGACTTCTCTGACATTCGCATAGCCAGTCACCATGCCTGCCACTACTGTAAAGTCTATCCTGACCATGCCATAACCGGAGCTCGAAATCCTATGATACTCGATGAAATGGCAAAGGCCTTTGGTGGAAATGTGGTGGATTGGTACGACTTTAAAAAAGCCACATGCGGCGCAGGATTTAGCCAAAGATTTGCTAACAGGGACTTATCTGTATCCGCCACTGCTGATAAATTGTTAGCATTGGAAGGAGAAGCAGACTTATTGCTTCACATGTGCCCTAACTGCCAGATGCAACTGGATCGGTATCAACCCGTGGTGGAAAAGGAAATAGGCCGAAAACTTAATTTGGTTCATTTAAGTGTGGCCCAGATGGCGGCCTTGGGAATGGGTGCCGACCCTTACAAAGTACTGGGTATACAGACCCACAGCGTACCGGTTGAAGGGTTACTGGAGAAAATAAAAGACATATAA
- a CDS encoding heterodisulfide reductase subunit C, which translates to MLKKGMDSRSHNMVEEIKSDYKASADLGLKRCMQCGLCTSNCPAAKHSNYDPREMVKMVLEDDQGIKENPDIWNCFYCYTCQSNCPVNNSPCQVNQILRETILLEGGNAERIVEFLAYGYSYMDFGVGSIPSDFFDDMVKDFGDHYIQLKVNLEDIREELGLEDYNLKGESLEEIRNILTESGFKKRLETFKEAGESSSES; encoded by the coding sequence ATGCTAAAAAAAGGAATGGATAGTCGTTCCCATAATATGGTAGAAGAAATTAAAAGTGATTACAAGGCTTCTGCTGATTTGGGACTAAAACGCTGTATGCAATGCGGTTTATGTACATCTAATTGTCCTGCTGCTAAACATAGTAATTATGATCCCCGTGAAATGGTAAAAATGGTTCTGGAGGATGATCAAGGAATCAAAGAAAATCCAGATATATGGAACTGCTTTTACTGTTACACTTGTCAAAGTAATTGTCCAGTAAATAACAGCCCTTGCCAGGTAAATCAAATACTAAGGGAAACTATACTCCTTGAAGGAGGTAATGCTGAAAGAATAGTTGAATTCCTGGCCTATGGTTACAGTTATATGGATTTTGGCGTGGGATCCATACCCAGTGATTTCTTTGATGATATGGTAAAAGATTTTGGAGATCATTATATTCAACTAAAAGTGAATCTGGAGGATATCCGTGAAGAACTTGGATTGGAAGATTATAATCTTAAAGGAGAATCTCTAGAAGAAATAAGGAATATTCTCACAGAATCAGGCTTCAAAAAGAGATTGGAAACTTTTAAAGAAGCTGGAGAATCCTCAAGTGAATCTTGA
- a CDS encoding glutamine amidotransferase — MKVYVYVLNTLADWEIGYLTAELNSGRYLDKTRPPVELIKIGNTTEPIKTMGGIKITPDETIDNIKFEEDDLLILPGADTWTEEENKKIIDIVSSIINEKVIIAAVCGATIALANKGILNDRKHTSNDLEVLKMFCPEYTGENFYLNQAAVTDDNLITASGLAPLEFSYEVLKRTNLMKTETLEAWYQLYKTNESKYFYGLMQSIEGA, encoded by the coding sequence ATGAAAGTATATGTATACGTATTAAATACATTAGCGGATTGGGAAATCGGTTATTTAACTGCTGAACTCAATAGTGGCAGATATTTGGATAAAACAAGACCTCCAGTTGAGCTTATAAAAATTGGGAATACCACAGAACCCATAAAAACAATGGGAGGTATTAAAATTACTCCAGATGAGACTATTGATAATATCAAGTTTGAGGAAGATGATTTACTTATTTTACCCGGAGCAGACACGTGGACCGAAGAGGAAAATAAAAAAATAATAGATATCGTTTCCAGTATTATAAATGAAAAAGTAATCATTGCCGCAGTTTGTGGAGCCACAATAGCCCTTGCAAATAAGGGAATATTAAACGATAGAAAACATACCAGCAATGACCTAGAAGTTTTAAAGATGTTTTGTCCTGAATACACCGGAGAAAATTTCTATTTAAATCAAGCAGCAGTTACAGACGACAACTTAATAACAGCCAGTGGTCTTGCCCCCTTAGAGTTTTCATATGAAGTATTAAAAAGAACAAATCTAATGAAGACTGAAACACTGGAAGCATGGTACCAATTATATAAAACTAACGAATCAAAGTATTTTTATGGCCTAATGCAATCCATTGAAGGAGCATAG
- a CDS encoding glucose-methanol-choline oxidoreductase, which translates to MELMYLEGVGGTTTVSLANACYACSTCYADSTTTQFQVHDLELYNEFLEAGKEMYINPLPYEFRGPTTQKITEAAEDLGFFMEAMPKFIDFSKCSNCGNCLANCQPQAKWDSSHFVKDAQEYGAELLTGFEVTRIIHDQEKVSGVEGIVNGQKKIIKADKVIISAGALNTPLILRNSGITEGVGEDLFCDLFITIGAYLKDNKLNKEIPMGVKSEFGPYFISPHYSSYLPPLIEEKFKKQGKNMEVKPEDVVGFMIKIADESNGFLDENGEVIKDLTSGDVDLFKEGIKKSSDILLKIGVDPSSIVISPIRGAHPGGTASMGKVVDSSLQTSINGLYIADASVIPRAPGRPPILTIVGLAKKLAKIIIEENPKGQNVPEMEECV; encoded by the coding sequence ATGGAGTTGATGTATCTTGAGGGAGTGGGAGGAACTACCACTGTTTCTCTGGCCAATGCTTGTTATGCTTGTAGTACATGTTACGCTGATTCAACCACCACCCAATTTCAGGTGCATGATCTAGAGTTATATAACGAGTTTTTAGAGGCCGGAAAAGAGATGTACATTAATCCCCTCCCTTATGAATTTAGAGGGCCAACCACTCAAAAAATAACCGAAGCAGCCGAAGATCTAGGATTCTTCATGGAAGCCATGCCCAAATTTATTGACTTTTCTAAGTGTAGTAATTGTGGAAATTGTCTGGCTAATTGTCAGCCCCAGGCCAAATGGGATTCCTCTCACTTTGTAAAAGATGCTCAAGAATACGGTGCTGAGCTTTTAACGGGCTTTGAAGTTACTAGGATTATACACGACCAGGAAAAGGTTTCTGGTGTGGAAGGAATAGTCAATGGCCAAAAAAAGATAATTAAAGCAGATAAAGTTATTATTTCTGCGGGAGCATTAAATACACCACTAATATTAAGAAATTCTGGCATCACCGAAGGTGTTGGAGAAGATTTGTTCTGTGATTTGTTTATTACCATAGGAGCGTATCTAAAAGATAATAAACTAAATAAAGAAATACCTATGGGTGTTAAATCTGAATTTGGACCTTATTTTATATCCCCTCACTATTCATCTTATCTACCGCCATTAATTGAGGAAAAATTCAAAAAACAGGGCAAAAACATGGAAGTAAAACCAGAAGATGTGGTGGGCTTCATGATAAAAATTGCTGATGAATCCAATGGATTTTTAGATGAAAATGGTGAAGTAATAAAAGATTTAACCTCGGGTGATGTTGATCTATTTAAAGAAGGCATTAAGAAATCCTCAGACATTCTTTTAAAAATAGGAGTAGACCCTTCTTCCATTGTTATCAGTCCTATTAGAGGTGCCCATCCAGGAGGAACTGCTTCCATGGGTAAAGTAGTGGATAGTTCCTTACAGACTTCAATTAATGGATTGTACATTGCAGATGCCAGTGTTATTCCTAGAGCACCTGGAAGGCCACCAATTTTAACTATTGTGGGACTGGCCAAAAAATTGGCAAAAATTATCATTGAGGAAAACCCTAAGGGACAAAATGTGCCAGAAATGGAAGAATGCGTGTAA
- a CDS encoding copper-translocating P-type ATPase → MKILKNEPDTCEIGESCSTCGCEEDLLEEKEQIWSRKPLLIISTSAILLVLGLYLDFFKDPTILPELLFLSVIALSGYEIIKNGIRALLKGNFTMNFLMTIAVLGSFLIGSGAEGAVVIFLFYIAVYLENYAGEKARKSIAALLKLAPDTATVKKDGKNTETQVPNVSIGDIIIVKPGDKIPLDGIVREGISAINQAPITGESIPVTKTMGDDVFAGTLNEEGYLEIEVTKRSNETVLSKIVELVKESQKRKSSTENFIDKLAKYYTPAVILMAAIVATVPVVIFGLPLDTWVYRALVLLIISCPCAFLLSTPVAMVSGITASTKNGVLIKGSKYIEEMQKIKVMVFDKTGTLTQGELEVTDIINLNNHSVHEVLTIAGSLESKSKHPLAEAVIKHLEKSDIELNEVKDFESITGMGVKGKINGEMFYIGKKSLFQSNYEFPEDLIQKLQNNGKTVVLVGNDKHIFGLIGLRDKIRDLSKSTVQELKNNGIKTVMLTGDNDRTAKTVAENLGLDEYYAELLPEDKVRIIDELLTKHESVAMVGDGVNDAPALARSNVGIAMGAAGSDVAIETADVALMHDDISKINYLLHLSKKTMNIVKQNVAAALLIQISLAVFAVFGFVSLWMAVTFGDMGLTLAVILNALRIGR, encoded by the coding sequence ATGAAGATTTTAAAAAATGAACCCGATACTTGTGAAATTGGTGAATCTTGCAGTACCTGTGGATGTGAAGAGGACCTTCTAGAAGAAAAAGAACAGATATGGAGTAGAAAACCATTACTAATCATATCAACTTCAGCAATATTACTGGTGTTGGGTTTATACCTCGATTTCTTTAAAGACCCTACCATATTACCTGAATTATTATTTTTATCAGTCATTGCCCTATCTGGATATGAAATAATTAAAAATGGAATTCGAGCACTGCTCAAAGGTAATTTTACCATGAACTTTTTAATGACTATAGCAGTCTTAGGTTCATTTTTAATAGGTTCTGGTGCAGAAGGAGCAGTAGTAATCTTCTTATTCTATATTGCAGTATATTTAGAAAATTACGCGGGTGAGAAGGCACGTAAATCAATAGCAGCACTTCTAAAACTCGCACCAGATACAGCTACTGTGAAAAAAGATGGTAAAAATACTGAAACTCAGGTACCTAACGTAAGTATAGGGGACATTATCATTGTTAAACCCGGAGACAAAATACCCTTAGATGGAATAGTTAGGGAAGGTATCTCAGCCATAAATCAAGCACCAATAACTGGAGAAAGCATACCAGTTACCAAAACCATGGGCGACGATGTCTTTGCCGGAACCTTAAATGAAGAAGGTTATCTGGAAATTGAAGTAACTAAAAGATCTAATGAAACCGTTCTCTCAAAAATAGTTGAACTAGTTAAAGAATCACAAAAAAGAAAATCCAGCACCGAAAATTTCATTGATAAATTAGCAAAATACTACACCCCCGCCGTAATCTTAATGGCAGCAATAGTTGCCACAGTACCCGTCGTAATATTTGGATTGCCATTAGATACCTGGGTTTACCGAGCATTAGTGCTCCTCATAATATCCTGTCCCTGTGCATTTCTGTTATCTACTCCAGTAGCTATGGTTTCTGGAATTACGGCAAGTACCAAAAACGGGGTTTTAATTAAAGGATCTAAATATATTGAAGAAATGCAAAAAATTAAGGTAATGGTATTTGATAAAACTGGAACCTTAACCCAGGGTGAATTAGAAGTAACAGATATCATCAATTTAAATAATCATTCCGTCCATGAAGTTTTAACTATTGCAGGTTCATTAGAATCAAAATCTAAGCATCCACTTGCTGAAGCAGTCATAAAACACCTAGAAAAATCAGATATTGAATTAAATGAGGTAAAAGATTTTGAATCAATAACTGGAATGGGTGTAAAAGGAAAAATCAATGGTGAAATGTTCTATATTGGTAAAAAAAGTCTTTTTCAATCTAACTATGAATTTCCAGAGGATTTAATACAGAAACTTCAAAATAATGGGAAAACAGTAGTACTGGTAGGTAATGATAAGCATATTTTTGGTTTAATTGGATTAAGAGACAAGATTAGGGACCTATCAAAAAGTACAGTTCAGGAATTAAAAAATAATGGAATTAAAACTGTAATGCTTACTGGAGACAATGATAGAACCGCCAAAACAGTTGCAGAAAATCTGGGATTAGATGAATATTATGCAGAATTGTTACCTGAAGATAAAGTTAGAATCATTGATGAATTATTAACTAAGCATGAATCTGTGGCCATGGTAGGGGATGGGGTAAATGATGCACCAGCACTGGCACGATCTAATGTGGGCATAGCCATGGGTGCGGCCGGTTCGGATGTGGCTATAGAGACTGCGGATGTAGCATTAATGCATGATGATATTTCTAAAATAAACTATCTCCTACATTTAAGCAAGAAAACAATGAATATTGTGAAACAGAATGTGGCAGCAGCCTTATTAATTCAAATATCCCTGGCAGTTTTTGCAGTGTTCGGATTTGTATCACTATGGATGGCCGTTACATTTGGAGACATGGGACTAACTCTGGCAGTTATCCTTAATGCTCTGCGAATTGGGAGGTAA
- a CDS encoding NAD(P)H-binding protein, producing MLKRYSRQVILSNIGEEGQKKLLNSKVVIVGCGALGTVAANNLARAGVGHITIIDRDFVELSNLQRQMLFEEEDVGEPKALAAAKRLNAINSEIEIEPIVADLNHTNVQEILKDANVVMDATDNIQTRMLVNDVCVQNGIPWIYTGAIGTSGMIMNLLPDGPCLRCLYPNIPQAGSLPTCDTLGVLNTVTAIMGSMESTETLKIILGAYSSLEDSKVDLEKTDDAPAENQESYNDGKLVVYDAWDNSIDQIIVKRVEDCTCCGEKNFEFLEAEDKEIITSLCGRNAVQITPARAKQISLPDLASNLEKLGEVKASDFLLLFKTEKFEISVFRDARAIIKGTNDGNVAKSLYARYIGT from the coding sequence ATGCTAAAAAGATATTCTCGACAGGTTATTTTATCAAATATTGGAGAAGAAGGCCAAAAAAAACTTTTAAATAGTAAAGTAGTTATTGTAGGCTGCGGAGCCCTGGGAACGGTAGCGGCCAATAATCTAGCTCGAGCGGGTGTAGGTCACATAACTATTATTGATAGAGATTTTGTAGAACTCAGTAACCTGCAAAGACAGATGCTATTTGAAGAGGAAGATGTAGGGGAACCTAAAGCCCTGGCTGCTGCAAAAAGACTTAATGCCATCAACTCCGAGATAGAAATTGAACCAATAGTAGCAGATTTAAATCACACTAATGTTCAGGAAATATTAAAAGACGCTAATGTGGTCATGGATGCCACAGATAATATTCAAACCAGAATGTTAGTCAATGATGTGTGCGTTCAAAATGGAATTCCCTGGATTTATACGGGGGCCATTGGAACTTCAGGAATGATAATGAATCTCCTTCCAGATGGCCCCTGCTTGCGATGTCTTTATCCCAACATTCCCCAAGCAGGATCACTTCCTACCTGTGACACATTAGGCGTATTAAATACGGTCACAGCTATCATGGGATCCATGGAAAGTACTGAAACTTTAAAAATAATTTTAGGTGCTTACTCCAGTTTAGAAGATTCTAAGGTAGACCTGGAAAAAACAGATGATGCTCCTGCTGAAAATCAGGAATCATATAATGACGGTAAATTAGTGGTATATGATGCCTGGGATAATTCCATTGACCAGATCATTGTTAAGAGAGTAGAAGATTGTACTTGCTGTGGGGAGAAGAACTTTGAATTCCTGGAAGCTGAGGATAAAGAAATAATCACCTCACTTTGTGGAAGAAATGCGGTACAAATTACTCCAGCTCGGGCCAAACAGATTTCATTACCTGATTTAGCATCTAATTTGGAAAAATTAGGTGAGGTCAAGGCTTCTGACTTTTTACTTCTATTTAAAACAGAAAAATTTGAAATTTCAGTATTTAGGGATGCTCGGGCCATCATTAAAGGGACTAATGATGGTAATGTGGCAAAATCATTATATGCTCGATATATAGGGACTTAG
- a CDS encoding HXXEE domain-containing protein yields the protein MDLTILWLVPVAYFVHILEETPRFVPWAIKYLGAPETFGQFVLGNIIFMAYVIIATSLAIFYPSELTLVIGLSAAAWIFSNFLIHAYYTLRTGEYSPGVVTASAIYVPVSLYIYYNFLGSGMLSTLDIVLSIIIGFAIMYVPTIIQEKRKGKI from the coding sequence ATGGATTTAACGATTTTATGGTTGGTACCGGTAGCATATTTTGTACATATTTTAGAAGAGACACCACGTTTTGTTCCGTGGGCTATTAAATATCTTGGTGCGCCTGAAACCTTTGGGCAGTTCGTTCTGGGAAATATTATTTTCATGGCCTACGTTATCATAGCAACATCACTGGCAATATTTTATCCCAGCGAATTGACACTGGTTATAGGGTTATCCGCCGCTGCATGGATATTTTCAAACTTCTTAATCCATGCATATTATACACTACGCACAGGCGAATATTCTCCAGGGGTGGTGACTGCAAGTGCAATATATGTCCCGGTTTCATTGTATATTTACTACAACTTTTTAGGGTCTGGAATGTTAAGTACCCTGGACATAGTATTGTCCATAATCATAGGTTTTGCAATAATGTATGTTCCAACCATAATACAAGAAAAGAGAAAGGGAAAAATATAG